A window of Acinetobacter sp. WCHA55 genomic DNA:
CGTTTTTCATCTGCAGAAATCATTAGCTTTTTATCGAGAATTTTATAGTTAAAGCCTTTTGCGATTAGGACATTATCCCACTCTAAACCTTTACTCTTGTGTGATGTGCTAATGACCAAAGTGTTTTTTGGGTCAGTTTCATCATCAGCCATACTATTTTCTAACGCCCACTCAATCACTTGCCATGAGTATTGGTTTGTTAGATCCAGAAAGGTTTTTAATTCTGTAGTTGCCCCCTCCACTTCTCCAAACACTTGTATATGGTCCACAAGCTCTTGGTAGGAAGAAAAGTTTTGAAGCTCTTTACACGTTGGCCGTTTATTTGCTCTCAGTTGAAAAATCCCACTGAAAATATCTTTACTGCGCTTTCCATCAACCTCAAGACGTATTTTCTTTTCGCCATTAAGGTAGCCATGAAACTTAAAAAAGTATTCAAAAGCCGTAGCATTTGTTCTACAAATAATCGCGTTCAATGAAGATGGTGCATAACTTGATGTACTGAAAGTGGTAACTTTTGACGTTTTACTTGGTAAACCTTTTAACTGTCTGGTTTCACCAAAAAGTTTATTGAGAAGTAGATTAGCTATATCTGCAACTGCATTACCAAACCGAAACGACTGTTCTAAGTACAATGCTTCAAGATCTAGGTTCTGTAAAATATCTTTCGCACCCCTAAAGCCATATATGCTTTGGTATGGATCTCCAACAAAAATAACTTTTGCTTTTTGACGTTTGAGTACGTCTAGTATTAATTGGTCACTATCTTGGCTTTCATCTACCATCACGTAATCAAAATCAAGTTGTGGTTTTTGCAGTACCCACCACTTGAGATAGTAATCGTGTGTAATACCATAATCACCGTTTGGATCAACTACATCATTCCAGATCATTTTCGCAATTGAAGTGATTTTATCTTCAAGAACGTCATTGCGCTTAATTGATGTTTGTTCTTTTAAAGCTATGTAAGCATGATCATTGGTAACAGTCTGATCCACTGTCATACAAAAATAACGTAATGTATTAAGGATAATCAGCGCTAATGTTAGATCGGTGAGTTGTCGGTTTTTCCCGTTGTACTGAAATCGAATGTTTTCAAGCTTAAACTTTTGAACAATATCTTTAGGAAGTAACGTAGGTTTGTTAATCTTATTTTTCAGCCAACCAGGTATATTTCTGTAAGCTAGAGAATGGAATGTAGAACATGTGACTGAATTCAGCCCATATTCAGCGAATTTTTGATTAGCTTCATCTGCCATCTTTTTATTAAATGATAGATATAGTCCAAGCTTACCTAGTTGTTGCAAAGCACTACTACAATGGATCAATGTCGTAGTCTTACCAGTACCAGCAAAAGCAATCAATTTAAAACTGGTTTTTAGTCGTGTTGCTTTATCAATTGCTCGTTGCTGTTCACTGGTAGGTTTTTGAGTAATTTTCTTCACAACCATTGCTTAATTTCGTGCTAAAAAAGAACTTGGTTTTTTGTTTTTCATTACAAGCACATCGCTTTCAACAATTTGCATCTGGCTTGCTAAAAAGTTAACTTGTTGCTTCAGTTCGTTTATATCGCTTTTTAGTTCAACTACTTGCACTTGCATCTCAAGGTTTGAATATTTGAGCTTGTTATTCTCAGTTTCTTTCTCTTTTAGTGCTGCCTGTAATCTTTTGATTTCCTGTTGGCTCTCTATGTTAGCCACATTAATATTGCTTTTGCTTTGAATATTTTGTGCTTGAGAAGATGTACTCTCAATTGCAACAGGTGTTGGCTTTGGTTGTACTGTGCCATTATATTTGGTTGTCTCTGAGATCTTATCCCATAGAGAATATGTGCGTAATGGCGCTGGTATATTTTGATTTGGTGTTGAAAAACTGGTGCGTAAAGCATTTGCACTGTCTTTAGATACAATGTCTCCAGAACTATTAATTTCAGTAAAGCCAGCATAAGCAAGTGAAACAACTGTTGAAACTGCTATTGCACCAATTACCTTAAAATAGTTTGATTTCTTCATTAGAATGCCCCTTTCAAGCGCTTATTTTTTGCCGTTTGATTTGATGATTTTCGAGTGATTGTGTTGTTTTCTAAATTGATAGAAACACCTACATTCATGACCTGATTTTTCTGTGGGTTGTATTGAATAAAGACCAGTTCTTTTGCATATTTCTTTGCGTGTGTTAAACGTTCAGCATGAATTTCATCAAGATTAAATCTGATTTGCATTCGCGATATATACAGCTTGAATAACTGATCATTTACTTCAGCTAAATTTAAAACTAAGCCTTTTTCATCTATAGAAGCAGACTCGAAAGTTAAATCATTTAAAAACCAATTTTCGGGTTGTATTAGTAAATAAAACTTTTCAACTTCGCTTGTGATTGCATATGAAAAACAAAACTCATTCACCTGATAGGTGCTTAAGCAAATGGTTTCATTGTTATAGCCACGTTTCATGTTTCGGTCATATGAGCTCAACCACCAAACTAAATAGTGTCGTGCTTCCAACTCTTTAACGGTTATTTGTGCTATTTCTGAGGCCTTTAGCTGTAATGCTTCAAGGTTTTCTATTCGTCTAGCTCTCATAGATAATTCACCTTATTTTTCTTGAAAGCATGAGTTATCAAAAGCCATTGAGTTAGGATCTAACCCCATGTTTTTAAGAGCCAAGGCTTTACCGTCAAGTTCAGGGTTATCAGATGTGCTTAGTTGTTGCGAACTTGTTTCTGAAGATGCATTTTTCTCATTAGTACCTGAACCTAAAAAGTAACCGCCTCCAGCAAAAACAACTACTGCAGCTACAATGCCCATAGCTGGCCAAGACGTTTTAAAACTAGAGAATCTATCTGCTAAAGATAAGCTGTATTTTTCTTCATTAGAACGTATAGGGCTGTCTGTAACATCAGCCTTATATTCATTTAGAGCTTGATGCCAAACTTCCTTTATGTAGCTCTGAAGTTCATATGTACTGAAACGAACCTTGCTTTTGTTTAAGTAATAGCATGGCTCACTTATAAGAATTTCTGTGTTTTCGTCAGACTTTAAGAAAACTTGTCCTCTAAACAAATTATTCTCGACCTGATCAAATCCTTTGATCGTTAATAGTAGATCCGTGGCCTTTGCATCTATATTGAAGATGCTCACCTGGCGATTTCTATCCGTATCTCCAGAAAGGTCAGAATCTAAAAACATAGACTCATTGTTTATCTTAGAGAAATAAGGTGAAAAGTTTCCGACAATCGATTGGAAAGCTTTCAATTGAGTTTTGTTCATCTCAATTCCCTCTTATTTGAAAATATAGTCAAGAGTGGCTGTTTCTGAAGTTCCTCTACGAGCTTCAACTTTTCCAGTCTTTTTATTTACAAAGATAGCAACTGGTACACCAGCAGTTAGTGGCTGTGGCTTTTGTCCAGCGCTACGAATTGCTTCTCGCTGTTCACGATCTTCTTTTGGCATTGCAACAATATCTTCGTGATAGAAGAAGATAGATTGAAGAGCGCCTAAGTGTTTATCCAACTCAGCAAGTTCCTGTGGTGTAGGAATCACTTTAATTGAGTTAATTTCTTCATCTGTTCCATTAAAGGTTTTATTAATAGTATCTTCAGATGGTTTACGAAGAATTCCAGCTGCTAATTGTTTTCCGTTTTCACTTTGGTTTAGAACTAAAGCTGGAATCCATTTAATAGTTGCACCGCTTTTAACGTATGAGCGAGAAAGGTTGAATGTTTCGTGACAATATTTACAGCGTGGATCGTAAATGATGTAAACAGTGTTGTTATCATTCGCTTTCCCCTCTTTAAACCCTGAAAGCGTTTTTACAGCTTTAAAGACTGGATGATTGTATGCACTGGCCAAATTCCCAACGGAAGCTGTTGGTTGTCGTGCTGGTGTATTCATTTTTTTTGCAGTTAATTTAAGAGGCTCAGATATATTTTTTTTAGTAGCAGAATCCCAAGCTGTACCATGTAAGATGACTTTTTCATCGGATGTTGTAAAAAACACCGCATTTTTCCCATTAGGTGCCTCAAGAATCCAAGAAGTTAAACCTCCACTAAAGGGTTTAACTTCTTTTACTTTGCCCATTTTTTGCATCTTAGAAGTAAGGTCCTGAGATGGTGCAGCGTAAGTAGAGATTGTAATAATACTAATAGCGCAACTTGCTACTATTTTAGTGAAATTATTTAAAAGCATTTTAGAGTATTACCTTTTAAGCCATGTTTTAGCAGTATAGTTAAAATATGTTTTTAAAAAAATAGTTAAATAAAAAAGACCGGTGTTTTAATACCGGTCAATTATAACTTATAAGTTTAAGACTAAAACCCTTTTTGCTTGTTTTTTTGTATTTCATCCTGTGGTATTTCTACGCTCACCATATCAAAAACATGATCGTCACTATACTTAAAATCATCTTTATCATTGTTTTTAGAGTTATAAGATCCGTTGTTTAATTCCTTGTCCGTAAACTCTACTACTCGAATAATACTGTTCACATCTTCAGCAGCTTTTTGTCTAGCTTCAGTCATGGCAAAACTCAATAATTCGTATTCAAAACCAACAAGGCCAATGTTAAAGTCTGGCTCTTCTAATGGCTTCCCTAATTTCACCTCAATTAGATAATGCGAGATTGGACCTAAACCCTCACTAAACAAAGACGGTCTACCAATATTCTGTATGAATGCGTATGCAGTTCGATTGTATAGTTTTAACCAGCGTATATCTGTTGGTGGCATTACACCTAGTTGTCTTGCTGTTAATACAACCTCACACAAAATAGTTCTTACATATGCATGGTTTTTAAAAATCTTAGTAGCAACGGGATGTTTAATGTATTTGTGAATTCTTTTTCTAAGGAAATCAAAATTAAACCCTACAAGCTTACGATCGCCCTCAACATACTGATTTTCAATTGCAAACAATGGGTTGTTAGGTATATTTTTTGTGCAAATATCCCAATAGTAATTAATTAATGTTGTTGAATCTTTTTTGATTTTACGGAACTCTTCATCATCCATAGATTCATCGGTTGCACATGCTACTGGTAAATACAAAGCTAGCAAAATTGTATCAACATCGGATAAATACGATAATTCATCGGGTGATGTTTCTTTTGAATTATCAAGGGTTATCCAAAGATCCCCTAGTTGTTCACGTAAGACATTTAAAAACTTCTCTTCATCTATGATAGGTACTGTTTCACTTTTATCATTATATTCTTTCGTTACTCCGTTGATTGTAATGTTCACAAGGCGCTCTTTAGTTCCTGTAATTAACTCATGCCTATTTGCAAACTCATAAGTTGAATCTAGCGCTTTAAAATGACCATTGTTCGTATCATATTTTGACAAGTCTAATGGACCAAAAACCTGTAAGTGTCTTTGGTTTGGAATTTGTTCCTCTATGAACTCTTCTAGGTTCATGCTTTTGATAAAGCCCCGTGCTGGATGCTCGCTGTTGAAGCGGTCATAAGCTTTCTTTATCCAAGGTGTTGCCAGCAAAAATATTAATAAATTCCATGCTTGACTGGCTTTTGAAATTTGAAAAATAGTGACTTCGCTAAACTTATTTTGACAAAATAATGGAAGCCAATTGTTTGTTGGTTTACATAGGTGTTCTGTTGAATACACCAACTCACTTAGTAAAGGCACGTAGTTAAGCCCGATAGCTTTGAATATGCTATGTATCCACCATAGAGGAATAATTAAAATGCCTTTTGTGTATACTAAAAACCCTACAATTTGAGGTTTATAAGCAAACCATACAGCCAAAAAAGCCACTAAAACCATAACAACAGTAAATATATAAATATGATTCTCATGTACAAGCTTATCTTTTGGATCTGCCATTTTATAGCCTATTAATATGTGTATTGTTGGGTATTATATAGTTAATATTGGTTTTAATCTAATTCCCCTTAAACCTTTTAAGGATTTTAAGTCTGGTTTTAAGCTCTTGACTAAAGTGGCATTTAATACCTTTTAAAGCTTAAATCAGGTCAATCTCAACACTAAGCCAGTATTCTTGGTCAAATACTAAAAAGAATGAATAAGAAGCCCTCCCCTACTAGACATTTAAGTGGATTAACCGCCTATATAATAAATTTCTCTATAAATATTGTTGGTAGTCTTTTTATTGAATAGGGCACTCCCCTACTCAGCTAATATAGATCATTTTCAGTTGTGCATTTCACAACGTCTACTCATTTATTTAACTGTAAGTAGTAGTAAGCCCTCCCCTCTTCTTGGCAACTCCATTTTTATCAGTCTGATAATGAATAAATCAACGATTTAGAATCGAAAAACCGTTATCAGCCTGATAATGAAAAAACCACGCCAAGGGATCTAAAGCTGTTATCAGTCTGATAATGAAAAAAACCATGCCAAGGAATCTAAAGCTGTTATCAGTCTGATAATGAAAAAAACCACGCCAAGGGATCTAAAGCTGTTATCAGTCTGATAATGAAAAAAACCACGCCAAGGAATCTAAAGCTGTTATCAGTCTGATAATGAAAAAAACCACGCCAAGGGATCTAAAGCTGTTATCAGTCTGATAATGAAAAAATCCACGCCAAGGGATCTAAAGCTGTTATCAGTCTGATAATGAAAAAATCCACGCCAAGGGATCTAAAGCTGTTATCAGTCTGATAATGAAAAAAACCACGCCAAGGAATCTAAAGCTGTTATCAGTCTGATAATGAAAAAAACCACGCCAAGGGATCTAAAGCTGTTATCAGTCTGATAATGAAAAAATCCACGCCAAGGGATCTAAAGCTGTTATCAGTCTGATAATGAAAAAATCCACGATTAAAAATCGAAAGCTGTTGTCAGTCTGATAATGAAAAAATCCACGATTAAAAATCTAAAGCTGTTATCAGTCTGATAATGTAAAAAACCACGCCAAGGGATCTAAAGCTGTTATCAGTCTGATAATGAAAAAATCCACGCCAAGGAATCTAAAGCTGTTATCAGTCTGATAATGAAAAACACATAAGATATGGACACATGTTAGGCATATAGATTGAAAAAGTTGAAATATATTAAAAATAAAGTGAAAAAGTATTTTAAATATTTTTCAAATATTGTATTGTTTGACTTTACTTGAAAGGTGATTGAAAAATGGAAAAGAACTCAGGAAAAACTTATATTTGTACAAGCATCCACTTTAAAGGTGGTGTGGGCAAAACAACATCTACGGTGAATTGTGCTGCTAAGCTTGGAAAATTAGGTTATACGGTTTTAGTAATCGACTTAGATAGCCAACGTAATGCAACAAAACATATTTCAAATGTTCCAGATATTAACGATATAGATGGCACTCTAAAAGATATTTTTGAAAACTATAAAACAATTAACATTCACGATGTTATACAAGGTCCAGATAAAACCAACTTTGAAAATGTGTCTTTGATTGCTTGTGCTAATAACATTCGTGATGTTGAAATCAATATTCAGCGTTCTAGTCCAGTTCCTAATGAAATTATTAGAAGTGTATTAAGAAAGATAAAAGGGGATTTCGACTTTATTTTGTTAGATTGTCCACCGCGAATGGAAACTCTAACTTTTAATGCTTTGTTAGCATCAAACAGTTTATTAATTCCATTACAGGGTGAATACAGTATTCAGGGTTTGGAAGATATACTTAACTCTATGGATGACTTAGAGACAAGCAATCCAGATTTAAAAATTCTATCGCCAGTACTAAACTTTTATAACAAGCGTAATACAGTGGATCTTACCTTGGCTGAAGATATTCGCAATGAATATGCTCAACCAAAATTGCAAGAAAAACTGGTAAATAAGGAATTAATCTGTATTCCAAATGCTACGGTTTTTAGTCAAGCATCATATGTTAAGTGTTCCGTATTTGATCTGGATGCTGGAAAAGAAACACCAGCAAAACAAGCAATTAATCAACTTGTAGATCTAATGGTTTCTGAATACAAAAAATTATAAGGTGCTGATATGAACTTTAAAGATAAAGTAAAAAGCATGAAAAAAACATCTGTTGCTAATGCAACAGGGAGTGATGCTCAAGTTACTGATGTAAAAGAAAATACAGCGACTCCAACCATAGAAGAGGGGAGTCTTAACCCACTAGCTAAGCGAGAAACAAAAAATATTGTTAGCGGATCTCATTTAGAATCAATCGACATTGATTTAATTGATCCATCACCTTATCAACCACGTATCATGAATAAACGTGTATATGAGAAGTTGCCAAT
This region includes:
- a CDS encoding Type IV secretion system protein IcmP/DotM, producing MADPKDKLVHENHIYIFTVVMVLVAFLAVWFAYKPQIVGFLVYTKGILIIPLWWIHSIFKAIGLNYVPLLSELVYSTEHLCKPTNNWLPLFCQNKFSEVTIFQISKASQAWNLLIFLLATPWIKKAYDRFNSEHPARGFIKSMNLEEFIEEQIPNQRHLQVFGPLDLSKYDTNNGHFKALDSTYEFANRHELITGTKERLVNITINGVTKEYNDKSETVPIIDEEKFLNVLREQLGDLWITLDNSKETSPDELSYLSDVDTILLALYLPVACATDESMDDEEFRKIKKDSTTLINYYWDICTKNIPNNPLFAIENQYVEGDRKLVGFNFDFLRKRIHKYIKHPVATKIFKNHAYVRTILCEVVLTARQLGVMPPTDIRWLKLYNRTAYAFIQNIGRPSLFSEGLGPISHYLIEVKLGKPLEEPDFNIGLVGFEYELLSFAMTEARQKAAEDVNSIIRVVEFTDKELNNGSYNSKNNDKDDFKYSDDHVFDMVSVEIPQDEIQKNKQKGF
- a CDS encoding ParA family protein, which produces MEKNSGKTYICTSIHFKGGVGKTTSTVNCAAKLGKLGYTVLVIDLDSQRNATKHISNVPDINDIDGTLKDIFENYKTINIHDVIQGPDKTNFENVSLIACANNIRDVEINIQRSSPVPNEIIRSVLRKIKGDFDFILLDCPPRMETLTFNALLASNSLLIPLQGEYSIQGLEDILNSMDDLETSNPDLKILSPVLNFYNKRNTVDLTLAEDIRNEYAQPKLQEKLVNKELICIPNATVFSQASYVKCSVFDLDAGKETPAKQAINQLVDLMVSEYKKL
- a CDS encoding UvrD-helicase domain-containing protein → MVVKKITQKPTSEQQRAIDKATRLKTSFKLIAFAGTGKTTTLIHCSSALQQLGKLGLYLSFNKKMADEANQKFAEYGLNSVTCSTFHSLAYRNIPGWLKNKINKPTLLPKDIVQKFKLENIRFQYNGKNRQLTDLTLALIILNTLRYFCMTVDQTVTNDHAYIALKEQTSIKRNDVLEDKITSIAKMIWNDVVDPNGDYGITHDYYLKWWVLQKPQLDFDYVMVDESQDSDQLILDVLKRQKAKVIFVGDPYQSIYGFRGAKDILQNLDLEALYLEQSFRFGNAVADIANLLLNKLFGETRQLKGLPSKTSKVTTFSTSSYAPSSLNAIICRTNATAFEYFFKFHGYLNGEKKIRLEVDGKRSKDIFSGIFQLRANKRPTCKELQNFSSYQELVDHIQVFGEVEGATTELKTFLDLTNQYSWQVIEWALENSMADDETDPKNTLVISTSHKSKGLEWDNVLIAKGFNYKILDKKLMISADEKRLLYVTVTRAKNILFTDGINDLLEHLNSKNTEISNA